CGACATGAACACATGGGAAAAGGCATATGAAAAATGGAATACGTTCCAGAACTTAGATCCTGCTTTAAAAAAGAATTTACGGGAAATAAAGGATGATAAGGCTGCAATAGAGGACGCGTTCTATAAGGAGCTTACATTTGGAACTGGTGGTATGCGTGGAGTGCTTGGACCAGGCACTAACAGAATGAACATTTACACGGTACGAAAGGCTGTAAATGGTCTTGCGAATTATTTAAAGGTGAATTGTGTAAACGTAAATGACCGTGGTGTGGTTGTTTCCTACGATTCACGTCACATGTCAAAGGAGTTTGCTGTCGAGACTGCAAAGGTTCTTGGTTCCTACGGTATTAAGGCATATGTATTCAGTGAACTCCACCCGACACCGCTATTATCATTTGCTGTTCGGTATTTAGGCGCCGTAGCGGGTGTAATGATAACTGCAAGTCATAACCCGCCAGAATACAATGGATTCAAGGTATATAATGAAGAAGGCGGTCAAATCGTACCAGACGAAGCGGAATCAATTATTTCTTATATTGAACAAACAGAAAGTGAATTGACGGTTCCTATTATTGAACGAACAGAGTTATTGGAAAAGGACTTGTTAAACTGGATTGGCAGCGAAATCGACAATGCTTATCTAGAGCAGCTTAAGCAAATATCTAAACTTGGCGAAAAAGATATTGCAAAGGATAAAGCTTTATCCATCGTCTTTACTCCGCTCCATGGAACGTCCTATGACTTGGTGTTAAAGGGACTGGACCAGCTTTCGTTTCCACAGGTTCATGTTGTTGAGGAACAGGCTAAGCCCGATCCGGAATTTTCAACAGTTGAATCACCTAATCCGGAAGAGCACCAGGCATTCACACTTGCAATTAAACAAGGGAACAAAGTGGATGGAGATATCTTAATTGGAACGGACCCGGATGCAGATCGATTAGGTGTCGCGGTCAGGGATACGGATCAATCCTTTAAAGTGTTAACAGGTAATCAGCTCGGGTCACTGTTGCTTGATTATATCCTGTCACATACTGATCAAGCATTGCTTCCAAACGCAAGGGTCTTAAAAACAATTGTAACAACGGAGTTAGGCAGAGCTATTGCAACACATTATGGCGCTAGGACAATTGATACCTTAACAGGTTTTAAGTATATCGGTGAAAAGATCCATCAATTTGATAGTACAGGTGAAACATTTATCTTCGGCTTTGAAGAAAGTTATGGCTATTTGATCAGCAGCTTTTCCCGTGATAAGGATGCTGTTCAGGCAGCCATGATGGCATGTGAAATGGCGTACTTTTGGAAGCAGCAAGGAAAAACGCTGCTTGAGGCATTAGGCGCGCTCTACGAGAAACATGGCTATTTCCTGGAAGGAATGTCTTCTTTAACACTGAAGGGAAAAGAAGGATCCGATAAAATTGCCATGATTATGGAGGAAGTCCGCAAGAATCCATTGAAAGAGATAGCTGGTCTGAAGGTTGAAAAGATGGAAGACTATGCAACAGGTAAACGAACAAGTTTCGGTGCACAGGAACTTCAGGAGACAATGGATTTGCCAAATGAAAATGCATTGAAATTCATCCTTGAGAAAAATAGTTGGGTATGCCTGCGTCCTTCTGGAACGGAGCCTAAGATTAAATGTTATTATGGCGTTTGTGAAGATTCAAAAGAAGCAAGCCAAAGGAGTCTTGATTCGTTAAAAGATGCAATGAACAACCTGATAAATCGGGTCGTTCAACACAATTAATTCAAGTAATAAGCAATCAGCGATGTTGTTGATTGCTTATTTTTATGATTATCGGGTAATGATGTACTAGGAGGGATTCTACAATGCCTGTACAGATGAAACGGATTTATGAAGATCAGGAAGATTCGGATGGTATACGTGTACTCGTTGACCGCGTCTGGCCGCGAGGAATGTCAAAAGAAGATGCCAAGCTTGACCACTGGATAAAAGAGGTCGGGCCGTCAAGTGACTTGCGCAAGTGGTTTGGTCATGATCCGGATAAATTTAATGAATTTAAACAGAAATATAAGAAAGAATTAGAGGATGGTGATCAGCATAAGGCACTTGAAGAACTGAAAGAGATTACGAAGAAGCATAATAAAAATGTAACGATATTGTATGCATCGAAAGAAGAAAAATACAATCAGGCAAGTGTCTTAAAAGAAATATTGGACCACCAGTAAAAGAACTCCACCAGGTGAATTGGTGGAGTTTGTGTTGCAACGTCTTTCCGAAAGAAGTCTCCCTCTTCAAGCGTGTGAAGGGCAGAGCCCAACGGTAGGGGGAGATGAATTTCGGTTGGACGATAGCCTAACTTGTCACGCATTTCCTGCACCTTTCTTAACAAGAAACAGCGTCTAACATTTAAACTTTCATTGAAATTGCGATAAAATGACTGAAGAAAGAGGTGATAGTATGGCAGAACATCTTTTTGAACTTCAGGCAAGCTGGCCTGGTGGACGAAATAGTGAAGGATCTATTAAGGCAGGCAATTTAAATACAAAGATTTCCATACCAAAAGAAATGGAAGGTCCTGGTGTAGGGACAAATCCGGATGAAATGCTGCTCGGGGCTGCCGCAACCTGTTATTTGATTACATTGGCAGCAATGATTGAACGTGCGAAACTTCCACTGAAAAAAATGTCATTAACATCAGATGGGAAAGTGGATGTTACAAAAGGAATAATCACCTACAAGAAAATCATCCATAAACCGGTTGTATATTTAACAGAACAAGCAACAAAAGAAAATTATGACAAGCTAAGAAAATTGGTAGAAAAAGCAGAACAAAGCTGTATGATATCACGCGCATTAAAAGGTAATGTGGAGATTGAGCTGGAGCCAACAATTAAATAATAGTTAAATCCCAACGCTGACATTAAAGATGTCAGCGT
This Virgibacillus phasianinus DNA region includes the following protein-coding sequences:
- a CDS encoding DUF488 domain-containing protein, with amino-acid sequence MPVQMKRIYEDQEDSDGIRVLVDRVWPRGMSKEDAKLDHWIKEVGPSSDLRKWFGHDPDKFNEFKQKYKKELEDGDQHKALEELKEITKKHNKNVTILYASKEEKYNQASVLKEILDHQ
- a CDS encoding OsmC family protein, whose amino-acid sequence is MAEHLFELQASWPGGRNSEGSIKAGNLNTKISIPKEMEGPGVGTNPDEMLLGAAATCYLITLAAMIERAKLPLKKMSLTSDGKVDVTKGIITYKKIIHKPVVYLTEQATKENYDKLRKLVEKAEQSCMISRALKGNVEIELEPTIK
- a CDS encoding phospho-sugar mutase, whose protein sequence is MNTWEKAYEKWNTFQNLDPALKKNLREIKDDKAAIEDAFYKELTFGTGGMRGVLGPGTNRMNIYTVRKAVNGLANYLKVNCVNVNDRGVVVSYDSRHMSKEFAVETAKVLGSYGIKAYVFSELHPTPLLSFAVRYLGAVAGVMITASHNPPEYNGFKVYNEEGGQIVPDEAESIISYIEQTESELTVPIIERTELLEKDLLNWIGSEIDNAYLEQLKQISKLGEKDIAKDKALSIVFTPLHGTSYDLVLKGLDQLSFPQVHVVEEQAKPDPEFSTVESPNPEEHQAFTLAIKQGNKVDGDILIGTDPDADRLGVAVRDTDQSFKVLTGNQLGSLLLDYILSHTDQALLPNARVLKTIVTTELGRAIATHYGARTIDTLTGFKYIGEKIHQFDSTGETFIFGFEESYGYLISSFSRDKDAVQAAMMACEMAYFWKQQGKTLLEALGALYEKHGYFLEGMSSLTLKGKEGSDKIAMIMEEVRKNPLKEIAGLKVEKMEDYATGKRTSFGAQELQETMDLPNENALKFILEKNSWVCLRPSGTEPKIKCYYGVCEDSKEASQRSLDSLKDAMNNLINRVVQHN